From Clavelina lepadiformis chromosome 9, kaClaLepa1.1, whole genome shotgun sequence, the proteins below share one genomic window:
- the LOC143470015 gene encoding glutamate receptor ionotropic, delta-1-like gives MCFKLVDVLTLSCIICCVNSKLIIRIGAIFEFDSLAARRALRISVDDVNNEVRVSTKAEVRYVIKNVTRGETLDAYNQACDLLSIGVTSLVSVTSCQVAMTIQSIAESRGIPLLQVTDGNCDRFTSDYVFSTSPKPELLNKAIGQLLSRSGINSDVIVYDGNQGSSKTQNFVSQLNKLSQKRGFPLIFPVKLDEWKEDGLMTARSKVEAYLRSNVVDGLSGVILFTNASNANDIITQTRAGTSPSQQNWIVVDAGLTSQTMTSLSSATSSSVTVVKQFCPEGGANMQSFISRWNDDLRQTSRESRAQLPAEIPFQAFHLYDGVRHLTNAIWRSLQEGTYGAASPIGCRPGVFWPDGKPIMKAVKNINSRGLLGDINISSDGWNKVASFEILKKNSGQTSFQSVGIWNSFTEYQLQRNYSDVIMQNATFRIATLEEAPFVMIDRMRDGNARYTGFAVELLKKISQNLGFKFELYEVGDGKYGARLPNGSWNGLIGDLVKRKADMAVAALTITTDRRKAVDFTERVMDYAVGIATKRLQTTSTLFSFLEPFHYKVWLCIFSSLMFVVVFIYFLHQINPHRRYGDEENVLEPGFSVGGAFWFAYSCLVQQGLELRKASFPVHVVVASWWFFVLIIVTSYTANLAALFISRGPSLPIRSFRHLADQSDIRYGTVSDKYIYDFIMKKGAESSEKNSFYKKMSRMVDSNPLDDVCDGFERASSGGFAFLWDEAVIKYQVLRHKSCAITTISDSIMYGGYGIALQQGSEYRDQMSRAIFELRESGYIDQLRRKWWSQTGNCPLDHEAFSNNALTLKNFTGVFLLLAFGLLVASVIAVAQIAHHVMKKKPYPPTPSGVKNCQNPTNDVSHPVRAIISKTELRHLINEVFNDDGFDARKNLSHGHKTRFVFIDPQDDAKQSQQQQSDLPYNYQSNTMEKLAKSGSSDIICTNDVESRHQNCNHYDVTTFKSGETSKGNDHATRRSRATSNVESVTCHRAFNVLNKIDEIAEEEEITSFSDALDRAKTSDLRQTSTESDVIPDSQPTLNHLASILKKSSV, from the exons ATGTGTTTTAAGCTCGTTGACGTGCTGACTCTTTCTTGTATAATTTGCTGCGTTAATTCCAAGCTAATCATAAGAATTG GTGCTATATTCGAATTTGATTCGCTGGCCGCCCGAAGAGCTTTACGAATAAGTGTAGATGACGTCAACAATGAAGTTCGAGTATCAACAAAAGCTGAAGTGAGATACGTCATCAAAAACGTCACCAGAGGAGAAACACTGGACGCGTACAACCAAG CCTGCGATCTTCTCTCCATCGGAGTGACGTCATTGGTAAGCGTGACGTCATGTCAGGTTGCCATGACGATTCAGTCGATTGCCGAGAGCAGGGGAATTCCCTTGCTGCAA GTCACAGATGGCAACTGCGATCGATTTACTAGCGACTACGTTTTTTCTACGTCACCGAAACCGGAACTCCTGAACAAAGCGATTGGGCAGCTTCTGTCCAGGAGTGGGATaaatagtgacgtcatagtttaTGACGGTAATCAAG GTTCTTCGAAGACACAAAACTTTGTTTCACAACTGAATAAACTTTCTCAGAAACGGGGATTTCCCTTAATATTCCCCGTCAAACTCGATGAATGGAAAGAGGATGGTTTGATGACGGCCAGGTCAAAGGTCGAAGCTTATCTGCGGAGCAACGTTGTGGACGGGTTAAGCGGGGTCATTTTATTTACGAATGCTTCTAACGCTAACGACATTATAACCCAg ACCAGAGCAGGGACTTCCCCTTCGCAACAAAACTGGATTGTCGTCGATGCAGGTTTAACGTCACAAACAATGACATCGCTATCGAGTGCGACAAGTTCGTCAGTGACGGTGGTCAAGCAATTTTGTCCGGAAGGGGGCGCTAACATGCAAAG ttTCATTAGTCGCTGGAACGACGATTTAAGACAAACTTCTCGGGAATCAAGAGCCCAGCTTCCGGCAGAAATTCCG TTTCAGGCGTTTCATCTTTACGACGGCGTGCGTCATTTGACAAACGCTATCTGGCGCTCCCTGCAGGAAGGTACGTATGGAGCTGCTTCTCCCATCGGGTGTCGCCCCGGAGTATTTTGGCCGGATGGAAAACCGATTATGAAAGCAGTAAAAAAC ATAAATTCAAGAGGTCTCCTCGGAGATATTAACATCAGTTCAGACGGTTGGAACAAGGTTGCCagctttgaaattttgaagaaGAACTCCGGTCAAACTTCATTTCAAAGC GTCGGAATCTGGAATTCATTCACCGAGTATCAACTTCAAAGAAATTACTCTGACGTGATAATGCAAAACGCGACGTTTCGGATCGCTACATTGGAG GAGGCGCCGTTTGTGATGATAGACCGCATGAGAGATGGGAATGCACGCTATACCGGATTCGCGGTAGAGTTactcaaaaaaatttcacaaaaccTCGGGTTCAAGTTTGAACTCTACGAAGTGGGCGATGGAAAATATGGGGCCCGATTGCCTAATGGGTCGTGGAACGGGTTGATTGGAGACCTGGTTAAAAGG AAAGCCGATATGGCAGTAGCGGCGTTGACGATCACAACAGATCGCCGAAAAGCCGTCGATTTTACGGAGCGCGTCATGGACTACGCGGTAGGAATCGCGACGAAGCGGCTTCAGACGACCTCGACATTGTTCTCGTTCCTTGAAccttttcattacaaagttTG GTTGTGCATTTTCTCATCTCTCATGTTTGTCGTCgtcttcatttattttttgcaccAG aTAAACCCACATCGTCGCTACGGAGACGAGGAGAATGTTCTAGAACCCGGCTTCAGTGTGGGGGGGGCTTTCTGGTTCGCTTACAGTTGCCTCGTGCAGCAAG GTTTAGAGCTTCGAAAGGCGTCGTTTCCGGTCCACGTGGTGGTCGCGTCCTGGTGGTTCTTCGTGTTgatcattgtgacgtcatacacgGCAAACCTGGCCGCCCTCTTCATTTCCAGAGGGCCCAGCCTTCCAATCCGCTCATTTCGCCACCTTGCGGATCAATCTGATATCCGCTACGGAACCGTCTCCGACAAATATATCTATGACTTCATAATG aaaaaaggtGCGGAATCGTCGGAAAAAAATTCGTTCTATAAAAAGATGTCACGCATGGTTGATTCTAACCCGCTTGATGACGTGTGTGATGGGTTTGAAAGGGCGTCATCTGGCGGTTTCGCTTTTCTATGGGACGAGGCTGTGATAA AGTATCaagtattacgtcacaaaagcTGTGCGATAACGACGATTTCGGATTCAATCATGTACGGGGGATACGGCATCGCGTTACAGCAAGGAAGCGAATATCGCGATCAGATGTCACGGGC AATCTTTGAACTTCGGGAAAGCGGCTATATAGATCAATTGCGCCGAAAGTGGTGGTCGCAAACAGGAAATTGTCCACTCGACCACGAAGCGTTTTCCAATAATGCGCTTACTTTAAAG AACTTCACCGGCGTATTTCTCCTTCTGGCATTTGGCCTTCTGGTTGCGTCGGTTATCGCAGTTGCCCAAATAGCGCACCATGTGATGAAGAAAAAGCCGTATCCACCGACACCATCAGGCGTT AAAAATTGCCAGAATCCGACCAATGACGTATCTCATCCAGTTCGCGCCATCATCTCCAAGACCGAATTACGTCATCTTATCAATGAAGTTTTCAATGACGACGGTTTTGACGCTCG AAAAAACCTTTCACATGGACACAAGACGCGCTTTGTTTTTATCGATCCGCAAGATGACGCAAAGCAGTCACAACAACAGCAAAGTGACCTGCCTTATAATTACCAAAGCAACACGATGGAAAAATTGGCTAAATCTGGCTCCTCTGACATCATTTGTACAAACGACGTTGAGTCACGTCACCAAAATTGCaaccattatgacgtcaccactTTCAAAAGCGGAGAGACTTCGAAAGGAAATGATCACGCTACAAGGCGCTCGAGAGCAACATCAAACGTTGAAAGTGTCACGTGTCATCGAGCTTTCAACGTTTTGAACAAAATCGACGAGATAGCGGAGGAAGAGGAAATTACGTCATTTAGCGACGCGCTGGATCGAGCAAAAACGTCGGATTTGCGTCAAACATCGACAGAAAGCGACGTGATTCCGGATTCACAACCGACGCTCAATCACCTGGcttcaattttaaagaaaagttcCGTTTAA